From the genome of Actinacidiphila yeochonensis CN732, one region includes:
- a CDS encoding SDR family NAD(P)-dependent oxidoreductase, whose translation MTPHRSRAVRGRPAATAAALVVLAAAALPATATAVPAAPRAAATDPAAGADVSDPDAWQEIAEQAAGFGPVGVLVSNAYTVDVTPAHTMTLESWERQLAVNLTGAFLGVKAVLPAMREHGGAVVLTSSVHAHKGAPGHPADAASKGAPLSLCGQLSVECGPDVRVNAVLPGPILTAAWDRAGPEDRARSVAETAAGRFGTSEEAAAIAFLAAPEAAYITGAGLVVDGGWSVVKASA comes from the coding sequence GTGACCCCACACCGTTCCCGTGCCGTGCGCGGGCGCCCGGCGGCCACCGCGGCCGCGCTCGTCGTCCTGGCCGCCGCCGCGCTGCCGGCCACCGCCACCGCCGTGCCGGCCGCCCCGCGGGCCGCGGCGACCGACCCGGCAGCGGGCGCCGACGTCTCCGACCCGGACGCCTGGCAGGAGATCGCCGAACAGGCCGCCGGCTTCGGCCCGGTGGGCGTCCTCGTCTCCAACGCCTACACCGTGGACGTCACCCCCGCCCACACCATGACCCTGGAGTCCTGGGAGCGGCAGCTCGCGGTGAACCTCACCGGCGCCTTCCTCGGCGTCAAAGCGGTGCTGCCCGCCATGCGCGAGCACGGCGGCGCCGTGGTGCTCACCTCCTCCGTCCACGCCCACAAGGGCGCCCCCGGCCATCCCGCCGACGCCGCCTCCAAGGGCGCGCCGCTGTCGCTGTGCGGCCAACTCTCCGTGGAGTGCGGGCCGGACGTCCGGGTCAACGCCGTGCTGCCCGGCCCGATCCTCACCGCCGCCTGGGACCGGGCCGGCCCCGAGGACCGCGCGCGGAGCGTCGCCGAGACCGCCGCGGGGCGCTTCGGCACCTCCGAGGAGGCCGCCGCCATCGCCTTCCTGGCCGCGCCCGAGGCCGCCTACATCACCGGTGCCGGCCTCGTCGTCGACGGCGGCTGGAGCGTCGTGAAGGCGTCCGCGTGA